In Pseudomonadota bacterium, the sequence ACGCAGCGGAAGCGCAGGAAATAGTAAATGCACTTCGAGAAGCGCAGATGTCAGATAACGGATATCAGATATCAGATAACAAAGCGAAAGAAACGCTTCATCTACCATCCACCATCTGCCATCAAGCACGTAGTGCTCAAGACCGGTTTCAACCATTGTTTACACCCCGCTATCTGGAAAGCCAAGGAGTTGATTGACGAGGGGGAAATCGGGCGGTGCCTCAATATCCGGGCAAGGTATGGTTATGGCGGCCGTCCCGGTATGGAGAATGAATGGAGGGCATCAAAGGATTTATGCGGAGGCGGTGAACTCCTCGATCAGGGTGTTCATGTCATTGATCTGATATGTTGGTTTGGCGGAGAAGTGAAGGAAGTGTATGGAAAGGTTGAGACAAAATTCTGGGATATGGAAGTTGAGGATAATGCCTTTGCCATATTGAAAACTGAGAGCGATGTAACGGCTCCATTCCATGTGAGCTGGACAAACATCATATTTGAGAGAAATCTGTTTTGTCTCAGAAATCGATAATTTAGAGACATCGCTATGCAGAGATAAAAATGATGTCCATATATTGGGGTTGGCGCAATGCTCATTGGCAGAATATATCATAACAGGAGACAAAGATTTATTAGATTTGGTCGAGTACAAAAGCGCTAAGATTATAACTCCAAGAGAGCTCTGGACTTTATTGAAAACCCCCTTCCCTGAAGTATCAAACGGCTGATTGTGTTTCTCCCCATAGTCCATTATCCTGCCAGGGCAAGACCAGTAAAAAAGGATTGGAGACCTTTGCAAAGTCTTAATTTAGAAAATGGACATACAAATATTGGAAAGATCACAAAATACGCCTTATCGCAGAAGCTCAAAGGGTACGGTTTTTACATATGATTCTGTTTTTAAAGGAAGACTTTTTGCCATCATATCGAAATGTATGTCAGCATGGAGGACCGTAGCGCCGACTGTCAGCGCACAGGCAGCGATCAGAATGTCTGTGTACGGGACAGTAATCCCGCTTCTTCTCAAAGCGAAGGCAATCTCATATGCTTTTTCCCATTGGGTAATGGTTGCGGATATGGTTTCCAAGGCTTGGAGCCGTGATTTCAAACGATTAAACTCTTTTTCGGTTTTTGTGCCCCCGAGAAGTTCCAGCTTGATGATTTCTGTAGTAACAATAGCATCCTTTTCGAGCAGGTAAGCTACTCTCTTTCTAATTAACTCAAGGGGCTCACGCCTTAATGCGAATATCCATGCAGATGTGTCTACCAGGAAAGAGTCACTATTCATCCCTGAGCCGCTCCAATTCTTTTGGTGTGAGGTCCAGGTCAAAAGTGCCGAGCTCGTCTCGCAGTGCTGCCTTGTTATGTTCTCTAACCAGAAGCTTCAGCCCCTTTTCTATAGCTTCTTTTTTAGAGCGCGCACCGGTGACTTCGACAGCTTCTTTAAGTAAATCTTCATCAAGCACCACCGTTGTCTTAAACATTACAGCCCCCTTGTACATATAGTTTAGATGGTAATGTTATACATAAAACATGTTTTTGTCAACCACGCAATAAACTATGGCAACTATTTACGTAAATGATAAATCTTCTTTTAACATGGATAACGGCGGCTATTTGTCAAAGACTTTCAACCGTAGCAGTCTTTTTAGCGTTTCATATACATCTATTTTTGACCCTTCTTTCCGTATGCCTGGAGCAACGACAACAACCATGACCCGGTTTACTTTCACCTCATAAACTACCCTGTATCGACCAGCAGCATGAAGGCTGCAATATCCTGTAAGATCGCCGGATAACGCTTTTCCTTGTTTCTCAGGAGATTCTTTTAGCAGCTCGATTTTGCAGGCTATTGCGGTCCTTGTTTTTCCATCCAGGGATACCAGATACGATTTAGCCTCATTGGTCAGAGTAATTTTATAATTCAAGTTGAAGCTCTTTTTTTAAGTTTTCCCAGTCCGTTACCCTGCCGGATTGAATATCCTGAACTCCTCTTTTCAGGGCCATCATCATTTCCTCATCGCCCAGAATTTCAATCGTTTCATTCAAAGACTCATACAGATCCCAGGGCATAAGTGCAAAAACCTGTTTTCCACGGGACGTGATCGATATGGTTTCGTCATGTCCCATCTCTTTATGTAATTCATTTAATCTTCGCCTTGCTTCAGATATTTGAATTTGTCTGATCATTTTTAATACCCCCTAATATATTTGCCTCTTTATTTGTACATCTAAAAGACTTTTAAGTCAAGAGAAAACAAAAAAGGTACTTGACGTTATGTTAAGTACCTTTTTTGTTTTGTAAGCTGTAGAATGCTATGTTATTGCAATATAAAAAATATCAAGAAAATTTATTAACATGTTTTTTGGTTGAGAGGAGACCCGCTAACATCACTAAGAATATATACGCTGTCACAGGCCAGATCGGGTGTATAATCTTATGGATTCCAAAGAAAAAGGAAAGGAATACAATAACCACTGTACCGAGAAGAGAAGCATATGCATATACGCTACCGATTTTATTCACAGTCCAGCCGATAAAAACTACATAAACAATTGCACTTAAAAATACCGCGATCCATGTAACCTCTCTGAGGATTTCCTTTACAAAGAACCCAAGGGCCAATGAAACTGCGCCAATAGAGAGTGTTGTAATCCTTGATACTATTAGCAGTGTTCTGTCATTCTCTATCTTAAAGGATGGCGCTAAATAACCTTTAACGGCAAGGGTTGTGGCGCCCATCAGGAAAGGTGAACCGGAGCTCATAAGCGGCGCCCGCATGCTGATTAAGAAAAAGATTGAAACAAATGGGGGAACAACATTAAGGAGCGCCGGCAGTGCCGCAAGAGATGGGATATCAGGAAAGATGCGTTTTGCAGCAATCCCGCAGAGAGCAGCCATGATGACAATAGGGATTGCAATAAAATTGCCGATAAGAATCCCCCTTCTGCCTTCCTGCAGGGTTCTTGCGGAGTATGCGGTATTGATAACCGGTTGGGCAAGTACGCCAAGCGTGAAGTTGATATAAGCCCAGCTTAATGCCTGGGAGACGCCGAGATCACCGAAAGGCTGAAAATAATGTGTGTGGCTTGCAGCTTGAGCGAGTGCGCCGGTATTGAAAATTACATATAGACCTCCGAGAAAAATACCTGTTATGATGGCGCAGATATGTATCAGGTTTGTATACGCGGTAGCTAAAAAGCCGCCCACGACATTATAAAGTGTAAAAACTATGGCGGTAAGTACCATGCCCTGCCTGAAGGAAACCTGTCCTGTCAAAATGACGGAAAGTATTGCACCGCCGCCGACAATCTGCATTGCAACAATCCAGATTGAGAAAATAAGCTGCATAATCCCAGCCAGCTTTGCTGTCTTTTTGTCATACAGACTTCCGACAATATCAAGGATTGAATATGTTTTTTTGCCTTCCATGATTCTGCCGAGGAGAATGCTTGTAGTACACATGGCAATCCATATGCCTGCCTGGAACCACAGGGCACTGATTCCATGGATGTATGCGCCCTGCGCCATGCCGACGATAGATACCCCGCCGGTCCATGTGCCGGCAATAAGCACGGAAATAAAAGGCACGGAAAGCCCCCTTGACGCAACAAGATACGCCTCGGAAGACCTTGACCTTTTAGTTAGATAGATGCCCATAAACCAGAGAAGGCATATGTAGGCAAAAATGGAGAAGAGATGGAGTCCCTTCATCGTTTACTTTTTTCTTAAGAAACCTTCTATACGTTCTTTGAAAAGTGGTTTGGCTGCAAGCTCTGCAACGTAGAATCTTTCTTTATCCAAATGATTGGCAAGGCCGAAGAAGATAGCATTGTTCACGAGGTCCTTAAAATACTTGATGGTCTCCATTGGAAGGGCCTTAAGGTTTTTTATTGTCTCATTCAGTTTGGCTTCAAGTTCTTCCTCCTCACAGACCAGGTTTACAATACCAAGCTCCTGAGCTTGTGCCATATTGATATTACGGGAGAAGAGATATAACTCGTTGAACCTTTTTGCCCCGATCAATCTCGGCAGAAAAATGCTGCCTCCACCGTCCGGTGTAAGGCCTATTCTCCTGTAACCCATATTCATAATCGTATTTTTGGTTGCTATCGACAGGTCACATGCCAGTGAAAGTCCGAGGCCTGCGCCGACAGCAACGCCCTCAACAACTGCAATAACGATTGCAGCGGTATTACGTATCAGTTTTATGCTCTCATTAAGTATGGCTGCCTCTGCATCAATTAAAGCTTCTGCGTCCTGGGCTTCTTTAAAGGCAATGAGGTCGCCGCCGGAGCAAAAAGCCTTGCCTGCGTCCTGGGCTTCTTTAAAGGCAATGAGGTCGCCGCCGGAGCAAAAAGCCTTGCCCGAGCCTCTGATAACTATAAAAGGGGGTTGTTCGGCATCGGCCCTTTTCATAGCATCATAAAGACCTTTGAGCAGGTCAAAATCCATGGCATTTTTTTTCTCCGGTCTGTTGAGTGTGATTGTATATATACCATCCTTGTAAGATTCCAGAACTACATCCATAAAAACCTCCTGTTTAGTAATTAAAATTTAAGAATTATGAATTAAGAATTAGAAGAGAAAAACTCCGAACCCAAAACGCATAACCCTGAGTTTCAGCAGTTTATTTTGTTAAGGAATCTCAAAAACACTGCCCACTGATGCATATGTACATTTATTCCCCAGTTCTTGAAGCAATCTTTGCGCAACAGGAAGACCGGTACAGTGTGAAACGCCCAATACCTTAATATCTATTTGTTTGAGTATGTCGATTGAATACTTTAATTGCTCTTCTGTAAGGGGGCCTAAGTGTGTGCCACCGATAACCGCATAAAACGTTTCAACATTTAAATTTTTTGCTATGTACCATAAAGTGTTTATTATTCCTGCGTGTGCACAGCCAAGCAAAACAACGATCCCTCTTTTTGTGGAGAGGATCAGCGCCTGATCGTCGATAACGGCATCCTCCTCGTAAGTTGTGCCCTTTTTAACAAA encodes:
- a CDS encoding type II toxin-antitoxin system VapB family antitoxin, which codes for MFKTTVVLDEDLLKEAVEVTGARSKKEAIEKGLKLLVREHNKAALRDELGTFDLDLTPKELERLRDE
- a CDS encoding putative toxin-antitoxin system toxin component, PIN family, which encodes MREICFVSEIDNLETSLCRDKNDVHILGLAQCSLAEYIITGDKDLLDLVEYKSAKIITPRELWTLLKTPFPEVSNG
- a CDS encoding type II toxin-antitoxin system Phd/YefM family antitoxin, which produces MIRQIQISEARRRLNELHKEMGHDETISITSRGKQVFALMPWDLYESLNETIEILGDEEMMMALKRGVQDIQSGRVTDWENLKKELQLEL
- a CDS encoding Gfo/Idh/MocA family oxidoreductase produces the protein MHFEKRRCQITDIRYQITKRKKRFIYHPPSAIKHVVLKTGFNHCLHPAIWKAKELIDEGEIGRCLNIRARYGYGGRPGMENEWRASKDLCGGGELLDQGVHVIDLICWFGGEVKEVYGKVETKFWDMEVEDNAFAILKTESDVTAPFHVSWTNIIFERNLFCLRNR
- a CDS encoding enoyl-CoA hydratase-related protein, coding for MDVVLESYKDGIYTITLNRPEKKNAMDFDLLKGLYDAMKRADAEQPPFIVIRGSGKAFCSGGDLIAFKEAQDAGKAFCSGGDLIAFKEAQDAEALIDAEAAILNESIKLIRNTAAIVIAVVEGVAVGAGLGLSLACDLSIATKNTIMNMGYRRIGLTPDGGGSIFLPRLIGAKRFNELYLFSRNINMAQAQELGIVNLVCEEEELEAKLNETIKNLKALPMETIKYFKDLVNNAIFFGLANHLDKERFYVAELAAKPLFKERIEGFLRKK
- a CDS encoding plasmid stabilization protein; translation: MNYKITLTNEAKSYLVSLDGKTRTAIACKIELLKESPEKQGKALSGDLTGYCSLHAAGRYRVVYEVKVNRVMVVVVAPGIRKEGSKIDVYETLKRLLRLKVFDK
- a CDS encoding PIN domain nuclease; its protein translation is MNSDSFLVDTSAWIFALRREPLELIRKRVAYLLEKDAIVTTEIIKLELLGGTKTEKEFNRLKSRLQALETISATITQWEKAYEIAFALRRSGITVPYTDILIAACALTVGATVLHADIHFDMMAKSLPLKTESYVKTVPFELLR